Proteins from one Syngnathus scovelli strain Florida chromosome 17, RoL_Ssco_1.2, whole genome shotgun sequence genomic window:
- the LOC125985146 gene encoding phosphatidylinositol 4-phosphate 5-kinase type-1 gamma isoform X2, translating to MELDQVTAETGRGNEEEAGLSLHLDLADTDPAKKCQAEMPSPFGAGQAHEKKIGHRRVDASGETTYKKTSSSALKGAIQLGIGYTVGNLSSKPERDVLMQDFYVVESIFFPSEGSNLTPAHHFPDFRFKTYAPVAFRYFRELFGIRPDDYLYSLCNEPLIELTNPGASGSIFYVTRDDEFIIKTVQHKEAEFLQKLLPGYYMNLNQNPRTLLPKFFGLYCVQCGGKNIRLVVMNNILPRSVRMHLKFDLKGSTYKRRASKKEREKTKPTFKDLDFLSDVPEGLSLDQDTYNALVKTLQRDCLVLESFKIMDYSLLLGVHNKTQAQRERQSQGSPAGGVDEMRPAAQRALYSTAIESIQGGSTCRETLDHDDTMGGIPAVGVKGEHLLLFVGIIDILQSYRLIKKLEHSWKSLIHDGDTVSVHRPGFYAERFYKFCSAVVFRKSCSLRPSPSKRGRGTLAMLKSGSAGQRSSQNDERQENLESLRGPHSFLMLEDSGREPPCTPPSFEDATTASIATTLSSNNSLPTTTPFDTPEHPRCRKQMLSPNMAKLHKEIVDVHEKRQETITVEVELSKIPSSTELTQKTEASSPADNQPSFIPPPSTAHYSSTLPPTFLSSSATAQSACQSSSTLSSSIRPSTEALTSPLTRAATPRTQATRSASASPPAPTALQPSSAFTPIRPASLHASTQSSSPHHPAGKPMSNQLSVSSSHNSLDGEVQVSDIYFTQDDQSCVHSPHSSSEDDS from the exons ATGGAGCTGGACCAAGTGACTGCGGAAACTGGCCGGGGAAATGAGGAGGAGGCTGGGCTCAGTCTGCATCTGGACCTCGCAGACACAG ATCCAGCCAAAAAGTGTCAAGCAGAG ATGCCGTCCCCATTTGGAGCAGGCCAAGCTCACGAGAAGAAAATCGGCCACAGGAGAGTCGATGCCTCAGGAGAGACAACGTACAAGAAG acctcctcctccgccttaAAAGGAGCCATCCAACTGGGTATTGGCTATACGGTTGGCAATCTCAGCTCCAAGCCCGAGAGAGACGTGCTCATGCAGGACTTCTATGTGGTGGAAAGTATCTTCTTCCCCAG CGAGGGCAGCAACCTTACACCGGCCCATCACTTTCCAGACTTCAGGTTTAAAACCTACGCCCCCGTGGCTTTCCGCTACTTCAGGGAACTGTTTGGAATCCGGCCAGATGACTacctg TATTCCCTTTGTAATGAGCCACTGATCGAGTTGACCAATCCAGGAGCGAGCGGCTCCATTTTCTACGTAACACGCGATGATGAGTTCATTATCAAAACTGTCCAACACAAGGAGGCAGAGTTTCTACAAAAACTGCTTCCTGGCTACTACATG AACTTGAACCAGAACCCTCGGACATTGCTGCCAAAGTTCTTTGGCCTCTATTGTGTCCAGTGCGGGGGTAAAAACATCCGACTTGTTGTGATGAACAATATTCTACCGCGCTCTGTACGCATGCACCTTAAATTCGACTTGAAGGGCTCCACTTATAAGAGGCGAGCGTCGAAAAAAGAGCGGGAGAAAACCAAACCCACTTTTAAAGATCTGGACTTCCTGAGTGACGTTCCCGAGGGTCTCAGTCTGGACCAGGACACGTACAATGCTTTGGTCAAAACCCTGCAAAGAGACTGTCTG GTGCTGGAGAGTTTCAAGATAATGGACTACAGTTTGCTCCTCGGAGTCCATAACAAGACACAAGCACAGAGAGAACGTCAGTCCCAAGGTTCGCCAGCAGGTGGCGTGGATGAAATGCGGCCTGCTGCTCAGAGAGCTCTGTACTCCACTGCAATTGAGTCCATACAGGGAGGGTCCACATGCAGGGAAACTCTCGATCACGATGACAC AATGGGTGGTATTCCAGCCGTGGGAGTCAAAGGAGAGCACCTCCTCCTGTTCGTCGGCATCATCGACATTCTGCAGTCCTATCG CTTGATTAAGAAATTGGAGCACTCCTGGAAGTCTCTCATCCACGATGGG GACACAGTATCCGTTCACAGGCCGGGTTTCTACGCCGAGCGCTTCTACAAATTTTGTAGCGCCGTCGTCTTCAGGAAGAGCTGCT CATTGAGACCATCTCCTTCAAAGAGAGGTCGAGGAACTCTCGCCATGTTAAAATCCGGGTCGGCCGGCCAGCGTTCGTCGCAAAACGACGAGAGGCAGGAAAACCTGGAGAGCCTGCGAGGACCTCACAGCTTCCTCATGCTGGAGGACAGCG GGAGAGAGCCGCCTTGCACGCCTCCCTCTTTTGAAGACGCCACCACGGCATCAATCGCCACCACGCTCTCCTCGAACAACTCCTTACCCACCACCACCCCCTTCGATACACCCGAGCACCCGCGCTGCAGGAAACAAATGCTCTCACCCAATATGGCAaa GCTCCACAAAGAGATTGTCGACGTTCATGAGAAGAGACAGGAGACCATAACGGTAGAGGTTGAGCTCAG TAAAATTCCATCCAGCACTGAGCTGACACAGAAGACCGAAGCGAGCTCGCCAGCTGACAATCAGCCCAGCTTCATTCCTCCTCCTTCCACTGCGCATTACTCGTCTACGCTTCCTCCCACCTTCCTGTCCTCCTCCGCCACTGCTCAATCAGCTTGCCAGTCCTCCTCCACACTTTCCTCTTCCATCCGCCCCTCCACCGAAGCACTCACCTCCCCCCTCACACGCGCGGCGACCCCTCGCACGCAAGCTACACGTTCCGCTTCGGCGAGCCCTCCGGCCCCAACCGCACTGCAGCCGTCCTCGGCGTTTACCCCCATCCGTCCCGCGTCCCTTCACGCCTCCACGCAAAGTTCGTCTCCCCACCACCCTGCAGGCAAACCAATGAGCAATCAGCTGTCCGTCTCCAGCAGCCACAACTCACTGGATGGGGAGGTGCAGGTTTCTGATATCTACTTT ACTCAGGACGACCAGAGCTGTGTGCATTCTCCTCATTCCAGCTCTGAGGATGACTCATGA
- the LOC125985146 gene encoding phosphatidylinositol 4-phosphate 5-kinase type-1 gamma isoform X3 yields MPSPFGAGQAHEKKIGHRRVDASGETTYKKTSSSALKGAIQLGIGYTVGNLSSKPERDVLMQDFYVVESIFFPSEGSNLTPAHHFPDFRFKTYAPVAFRYFRELFGIRPDDYLYSLCNEPLIELTNPGASGSIFYVTRDDEFIIKTVQHKEAEFLQKLLPGYYMNLNQNPRTLLPKFFGLYCVQCGGKNIRLVVMNNILPRSVRMHLKFDLKGSTYKRRASKKEREKTKPTFKDLDFLSDVPEGLSLDQDTYNALVKTLQRDCLVLESFKIMDYSLLLGVHNKTQAQRERQSQGSPAGGVDEMRPAAQRALYSTAIESIQGGSTCRETLDHDDTMGGIPAVGVKGEHLLLFVGIIDILQSYRLIKKLEHSWKSLIHDGDTVSVHRPGFYAERFYKFCSAVVFRKSCSLRPSPSKRGRGTLAMLKSGSAGQRSSQNDERQENLESLRGPHSFLMLEDSGREPPCTPPSFEDATTASIATTLSSNNSLPTTTPFDTPEHPRCRKQMLSPNMAKLHKEIVDVHEKRQETITVEVELSKIPSSTELTQKTEASSPADNQPSFIPPPSTAHYSSTLPPTFLSSSATAQSACQSSSTLSSSIRPSTEALTSPLTRAATPRTQATRSASASPPAPTALQPSSAFTPIRPASLHASTQSSSPHHPAGKPMSNQLSVSSSHNSLDGEVQVSDIYFYADGRYWVYSPVLGRRKLNSSSSYTTQDDQSCVHSPHSSSEDDS; encoded by the exons ATGCCGTCCCCATTTGGAGCAGGCCAAGCTCACGAGAAGAAAATCGGCCACAGGAGAGTCGATGCCTCAGGAGAGACAACGTACAAGAAG acctcctcctccgccttaAAAGGAGCCATCCAACTGGGTATTGGCTATACGGTTGGCAATCTCAGCTCCAAGCCCGAGAGAGACGTGCTCATGCAGGACTTCTATGTGGTGGAAAGTATCTTCTTCCCCAG CGAGGGCAGCAACCTTACACCGGCCCATCACTTTCCAGACTTCAGGTTTAAAACCTACGCCCCCGTGGCTTTCCGCTACTTCAGGGAACTGTTTGGAATCCGGCCAGATGACTacctg TATTCCCTTTGTAATGAGCCACTGATCGAGTTGACCAATCCAGGAGCGAGCGGCTCCATTTTCTACGTAACACGCGATGATGAGTTCATTATCAAAACTGTCCAACACAAGGAGGCAGAGTTTCTACAAAAACTGCTTCCTGGCTACTACATG AACTTGAACCAGAACCCTCGGACATTGCTGCCAAAGTTCTTTGGCCTCTATTGTGTCCAGTGCGGGGGTAAAAACATCCGACTTGTTGTGATGAACAATATTCTACCGCGCTCTGTACGCATGCACCTTAAATTCGACTTGAAGGGCTCCACTTATAAGAGGCGAGCGTCGAAAAAAGAGCGGGAGAAAACCAAACCCACTTTTAAAGATCTGGACTTCCTGAGTGACGTTCCCGAGGGTCTCAGTCTGGACCAGGACACGTACAATGCTTTGGTCAAAACCCTGCAAAGAGACTGTCTG GTGCTGGAGAGTTTCAAGATAATGGACTACAGTTTGCTCCTCGGAGTCCATAACAAGACACAAGCACAGAGAGAACGTCAGTCCCAAGGTTCGCCAGCAGGTGGCGTGGATGAAATGCGGCCTGCTGCTCAGAGAGCTCTGTACTCCACTGCAATTGAGTCCATACAGGGAGGGTCCACATGCAGGGAAACTCTCGATCACGATGACAC AATGGGTGGTATTCCAGCCGTGGGAGTCAAAGGAGAGCACCTCCTCCTGTTCGTCGGCATCATCGACATTCTGCAGTCCTATCG CTTGATTAAGAAATTGGAGCACTCCTGGAAGTCTCTCATCCACGATGGG GACACAGTATCCGTTCACAGGCCGGGTTTCTACGCCGAGCGCTTCTACAAATTTTGTAGCGCCGTCGTCTTCAGGAAGAGCTGCT CATTGAGACCATCTCCTTCAAAGAGAGGTCGAGGAACTCTCGCCATGTTAAAATCCGGGTCGGCCGGCCAGCGTTCGTCGCAAAACGACGAGAGGCAGGAAAACCTGGAGAGCCTGCGAGGACCTCACAGCTTCCTCATGCTGGAGGACAGCG GGAGAGAGCCGCCTTGCACGCCTCCCTCTTTTGAAGACGCCACCACGGCATCAATCGCCACCACGCTCTCCTCGAACAACTCCTTACCCACCACCACCCCCTTCGATACACCCGAGCACCCGCGCTGCAGGAAACAAATGCTCTCACCCAATATGGCAaa GCTCCACAAAGAGATTGTCGACGTTCATGAGAAGAGACAGGAGACCATAACGGTAGAGGTTGAGCTCAG TAAAATTCCATCCAGCACTGAGCTGACACAGAAGACCGAAGCGAGCTCGCCAGCTGACAATCAGCCCAGCTTCATTCCTCCTCCTTCCACTGCGCATTACTCGTCTACGCTTCCTCCCACCTTCCTGTCCTCCTCCGCCACTGCTCAATCAGCTTGCCAGTCCTCCTCCACACTTTCCTCTTCCATCCGCCCCTCCACCGAAGCACTCACCTCCCCCCTCACACGCGCGGCGACCCCTCGCACGCAAGCTACACGTTCCGCTTCGGCGAGCCCTCCGGCCCCAACCGCACTGCAGCCGTCCTCGGCGTTTACCCCCATCCGTCCCGCGTCCCTTCACGCCTCCACGCAAAGTTCGTCTCCCCACCACCCTGCAGGCAAACCAATGAGCAATCAGCTGTCCGTCTCCAGCAGCCACAACTCACTGGATGGGGAGGTGCAGGTTTCTGATATCTACTTT TATGCAGATGGAAGATATTGGGTGTACTCGCCCGTTCTTGGCCGTCGTAAGCTAAACTCTAGCTCGAGTTACACC ACTCAGGACGACCAGAGCTGTGTGCATTCTCCTCATTCCAGCTCTGAGGATGACTCATGA
- the LOC125985146 gene encoding phosphatidylinositol 4-phosphate 5-kinase type-1 gamma isoform X1 has translation MELDQVTAETGRGNEEEAGLSLHLDLADTDPAKKCQAEMPSPFGAGQAHEKKIGHRRVDASGETTYKKTSSSALKGAIQLGIGYTVGNLSSKPERDVLMQDFYVVESIFFPSEGSNLTPAHHFPDFRFKTYAPVAFRYFRELFGIRPDDYLYSLCNEPLIELTNPGASGSIFYVTRDDEFIIKTVQHKEAEFLQKLLPGYYMNLNQNPRTLLPKFFGLYCVQCGGKNIRLVVMNNILPRSVRMHLKFDLKGSTYKRRASKKEREKTKPTFKDLDFLSDVPEGLSLDQDTYNALVKTLQRDCLVLESFKIMDYSLLLGVHNKTQAQRERQSQGSPAGGVDEMRPAAQRALYSTAIESIQGGSTCRETLDHDDTMGGIPAVGVKGEHLLLFVGIIDILQSYRLIKKLEHSWKSLIHDGDTVSVHRPGFYAERFYKFCSAVVFRKSCSLRPSPSKRGRGTLAMLKSGSAGQRSSQNDERQENLESLRGPHSFLMLEDSGREPPCTPPSFEDATTASIATTLSSNNSLPTTTPFDTPEHPRCRKQMLSPNMAKLHKEIVDVHEKRQETITVEVELSKIPSSTELTQKTEASSPADNQPSFIPPPSTAHYSSTLPPTFLSSSATAQSACQSSSTLSSSIRPSTEALTSPLTRAATPRTQATRSASASPPAPTALQPSSAFTPIRPASLHASTQSSSPHHPAGKPMSNQLSVSSSHNSLDGEVQVSDIYFYADGRYWVYSPVLGRRKLNSSSSYTTQDDQSCVHSPHSSSEDDS, from the exons ATGGAGCTGGACCAAGTGACTGCGGAAACTGGCCGGGGAAATGAGGAGGAGGCTGGGCTCAGTCTGCATCTGGACCTCGCAGACACAG ATCCAGCCAAAAAGTGTCAAGCAGAG ATGCCGTCCCCATTTGGAGCAGGCCAAGCTCACGAGAAGAAAATCGGCCACAGGAGAGTCGATGCCTCAGGAGAGACAACGTACAAGAAG acctcctcctccgccttaAAAGGAGCCATCCAACTGGGTATTGGCTATACGGTTGGCAATCTCAGCTCCAAGCCCGAGAGAGACGTGCTCATGCAGGACTTCTATGTGGTGGAAAGTATCTTCTTCCCCAG CGAGGGCAGCAACCTTACACCGGCCCATCACTTTCCAGACTTCAGGTTTAAAACCTACGCCCCCGTGGCTTTCCGCTACTTCAGGGAACTGTTTGGAATCCGGCCAGATGACTacctg TATTCCCTTTGTAATGAGCCACTGATCGAGTTGACCAATCCAGGAGCGAGCGGCTCCATTTTCTACGTAACACGCGATGATGAGTTCATTATCAAAACTGTCCAACACAAGGAGGCAGAGTTTCTACAAAAACTGCTTCCTGGCTACTACATG AACTTGAACCAGAACCCTCGGACATTGCTGCCAAAGTTCTTTGGCCTCTATTGTGTCCAGTGCGGGGGTAAAAACATCCGACTTGTTGTGATGAACAATATTCTACCGCGCTCTGTACGCATGCACCTTAAATTCGACTTGAAGGGCTCCACTTATAAGAGGCGAGCGTCGAAAAAAGAGCGGGAGAAAACCAAACCCACTTTTAAAGATCTGGACTTCCTGAGTGACGTTCCCGAGGGTCTCAGTCTGGACCAGGACACGTACAATGCTTTGGTCAAAACCCTGCAAAGAGACTGTCTG GTGCTGGAGAGTTTCAAGATAATGGACTACAGTTTGCTCCTCGGAGTCCATAACAAGACACAAGCACAGAGAGAACGTCAGTCCCAAGGTTCGCCAGCAGGTGGCGTGGATGAAATGCGGCCTGCTGCTCAGAGAGCTCTGTACTCCACTGCAATTGAGTCCATACAGGGAGGGTCCACATGCAGGGAAACTCTCGATCACGATGACAC AATGGGTGGTATTCCAGCCGTGGGAGTCAAAGGAGAGCACCTCCTCCTGTTCGTCGGCATCATCGACATTCTGCAGTCCTATCG CTTGATTAAGAAATTGGAGCACTCCTGGAAGTCTCTCATCCACGATGGG GACACAGTATCCGTTCACAGGCCGGGTTTCTACGCCGAGCGCTTCTACAAATTTTGTAGCGCCGTCGTCTTCAGGAAGAGCTGCT CATTGAGACCATCTCCTTCAAAGAGAGGTCGAGGAACTCTCGCCATGTTAAAATCCGGGTCGGCCGGCCAGCGTTCGTCGCAAAACGACGAGAGGCAGGAAAACCTGGAGAGCCTGCGAGGACCTCACAGCTTCCTCATGCTGGAGGACAGCG GGAGAGAGCCGCCTTGCACGCCTCCCTCTTTTGAAGACGCCACCACGGCATCAATCGCCACCACGCTCTCCTCGAACAACTCCTTACCCACCACCACCCCCTTCGATACACCCGAGCACCCGCGCTGCAGGAAACAAATGCTCTCACCCAATATGGCAaa GCTCCACAAAGAGATTGTCGACGTTCATGAGAAGAGACAGGAGACCATAACGGTAGAGGTTGAGCTCAG TAAAATTCCATCCAGCACTGAGCTGACACAGAAGACCGAAGCGAGCTCGCCAGCTGACAATCAGCCCAGCTTCATTCCTCCTCCTTCCACTGCGCATTACTCGTCTACGCTTCCTCCCACCTTCCTGTCCTCCTCCGCCACTGCTCAATCAGCTTGCCAGTCCTCCTCCACACTTTCCTCTTCCATCCGCCCCTCCACCGAAGCACTCACCTCCCCCCTCACACGCGCGGCGACCCCTCGCACGCAAGCTACACGTTCCGCTTCGGCGAGCCCTCCGGCCCCAACCGCACTGCAGCCGTCCTCGGCGTTTACCCCCATCCGTCCCGCGTCCCTTCACGCCTCCACGCAAAGTTCGTCTCCCCACCACCCTGCAGGCAAACCAATGAGCAATCAGCTGTCCGTCTCCAGCAGCCACAACTCACTGGATGGGGAGGTGCAGGTTTCTGATATCTACTTT TATGCAGATGGAAGATATTGGGTGTACTCGCCCGTTCTTGGCCGTCGTAAGCTAAACTCTAGCTCGAGTTACACC ACTCAGGACGACCAGAGCTGTGTGCATTCTCCTCATTCCAGCTCTGAGGATGACTCATGA
- the LOC125985250 gene encoding phospholipid hydroperoxide glutathione peroxidase-like, which translates to MWLFRTSSVLIGVLGSRGVTRTMCAQVNDWQNAKSIYEFSAKDIDGNEVSLEKYRGNVCIIVNVASKUGKTRVNYTQLAEMHASLAEKGLRILGFPCNQFGGQEPGTDAEIKEFAKGFNANFDLFSKIDVNGDSAHPLWKWMKAQPKGKGSFGNNIKWNFTKFLINKEGEVVKRYGPTDDPSVVEKDLPTYL; encoded by the exons ATGTGGTTATTCCGAACGTCTTCCGTGTTGATAGGCGTACTCGGGAGCAGAGGAGTAACCCGAACGATG TGTGCACAAGTGAACGACTGGCAAAATGCCAAGTCCATCTATGAGTTCTCTGCCAAGGATATTGATGGCAATGAGGTGTCTCTTGAAAAATACAG GGGTAATGTTTGCATCATTGTAAATGTGGCCTCCAAATGAGGAAAGACCCGCGTAAACTATACTCAGCTTGCGGAAATGCACGCTTCCCTGGCTGAGAAGGGTTTACGCATACTTGGCTTCCCTTGTAACCAGTTTGGAGGGCAG GAGCCTGGAACTGATGCGGAGATTAAAGAATTTGCCAAAGGTTTCAATGCAAATTTTGACCTCTTCAGTAAAATTGATGTAAACGGAGACAGCGCTCACCCTCTTTGGAAATGGATGAAAGCACAGCCGAAGGGAAAGGGAAGCTTTGGAAA TAACATCAAATGGAACTTCACTAAG TTTCTCATAAACAAAGAGGGAGAAGTGGTGAAACGGTACGGTCCAACAGACGATCCTAGC GTGGTGGAGAAGGATCTGCCTACGTACCTGTAA